One window of the Chitinophaga niabensis genome contains the following:
- a CDS encoding SDR family NAD(P)-dependent oxidoreductase codes for MKIALITGATAGFGEACAERFAKEGYHLVITGRRAERLQEVQQQLEQRYKVKVKTLVFDVRNKGAVATALGSLEEEWRAIDVLVNNAGLALDLSTIDEGNTEDWDTMLDTNVKGLLYVSRTVIPWMRERLKGHIVNIGSTAAKTVYAKGNVYCASKAAVDALSQGMRIDLLPYNIKVTAVHPGAAETEFSLVRFKGDASRAKDVYKGFTPLSGKDVADVVFYCCSLPPHVCINDLVVTPTAQANAYYIHR; via the coding sequence ATGAAAATTGCCCTGATCACCGGCGCCACTGCCGGTTTTGGAGAAGCATGCGCAGAAAGGTTTGCCAAAGAAGGATACCATCTTGTGATCACCGGCCGCAGGGCAGAGCGGTTACAGGAAGTGCAGCAGCAACTGGAACAGCGATATAAAGTAAAGGTTAAAACCCTGGTATTTGATGTGAGGAATAAAGGGGCGGTAGCAACTGCACTGGGTTCCCTGGAAGAAGAATGGCGTGCAATAGATGTATTGGTGAATAACGCAGGCCTTGCCCTGGATCTTTCCACCATTGATGAGGGTAATACGGAAGACTGGGATACCATGCTGGACACTAATGTAAAAGGCCTCCTTTATGTTTCCCGTACCGTGATCCCCTGGATGCGTGAGCGGCTTAAGGGCCATATTGTGAATATTGGTTCCACTGCCGCTAAAACCGTTTATGCAAAAGGGAATGTATACTGCGCAAGCAAAGCTGCCGTGGATGCACTTTCCCAGGGTATGCGGATAGACCTCCTCCCCTACAATATCAAAGTAACCGCAGTACATCCCGGTGCCGCGGAAACGGAATTCTCTCTGGTACGCTTCAAAGGAGACGCCTCCCGCGCCAAAGATGTCTACAAAGGATTCACACCCTTAAGCGGGAAAGACGTGGCTGACGTGGTGTTTTACTGCTGCTCCCTGCCTCCGCATGTTTGTATTAACGACCTGGTGGTGACGCCAACGGCACAAGCCAACGCTTATTATATCCACCGGTAA
- a CDS encoding T9SS type B sorting domain-containing protein: protein MLFCIANAYHIIGGEIFYRNVGFNALNGNFRYVVTLKLYRDGDFVCGSRQGCLDYFENPVPINIFNAAGNRVGPPKILNIQYTRPLRDTLKNPCLAPQTIYLEVAFYISDTIDLAPVAGGYYISYQRCCRGEALTNIYNSEREGSTFYTVIPGTGSRPGNNSAYFGIDEAPVICAGLPFRYNYSATDPDGDSLTYELCSALAGGNTRNNESVSPPPYTTTVSYIPPYHGGVPMGGNPAMAIDNNGLITGIPDRPGKFVVSVCVTEYDRVTKQSLGTHHKDLLITVYNCVTRITASTPSLLNNCSDTLGFSVPITNNSVAGFTSTFLWTFSDGTDTVTNTRDVFFHQFPDTGVYRVKLVVNPGLPCTDSTTGRINNYPGLRAGFTVDGLCRENPVYFNDTSSYRYGRITSRKWDFGVPNTRLDTSLAQNPVYKFPKGEVYTVRLMLQTNRGCEAEVTRNLRLYEVNPFAGNDTILARGETLKFQASGGDTYAWWPPTGLSDANIRDPLLRWNNEIDFVLRVSTQQGCVGYDSINVKYYTGPEFYIPNAFTPNGDGTNDYFRFIPVGIKEYHFFRIFNRWGELMHSSLDFRRGWDGYFKGRPAAIDTYLWILEGVDMNGRKLFRKGTVTLLR from the coding sequence ATGCTTTTTTGCATCGCAAACGCCTATCACATCATCGGCGGGGAGATCTTTTACCGCAACGTAGGATTCAATGCGCTCAATGGTAATTTCCGCTACGTAGTTACGCTCAAATTATACCGCGATGGTGATTTTGTATGCGGCAGCCGGCAGGGCTGCCTGGATTATTTTGAGAATCCCGTGCCGATCAACATCTTTAATGCAGCAGGTAACCGCGTAGGGCCTCCCAAAATACTGAACATACAATACACCCGTCCTTTGAGGGACACCCTGAAGAATCCCTGCCTTGCCCCACAGACCATTTACCTGGAAGTAGCTTTTTATATCAGTGATACCATAGACCTTGCTCCCGTTGCCGGCGGATATTATATTTCCTATCAACGTTGCTGCCGCGGGGAAGCCCTCACCAATATCTACAATTCAGAAAGAGAAGGCTCTACTTTCTATACTGTTATACCAGGAACCGGATCAAGGCCCGGCAATAACAGTGCTTATTTTGGTATAGATGAAGCGCCCGTGATCTGTGCTGGCCTTCCCTTCCGTTATAACTATTCTGCCACAGATCCTGACGGTGATAGTTTAACGTATGAACTCTGCAGCGCCCTGGCGGGAGGCAATACCCGGAACAATGAATCTGTTTCTCCACCACCATACACCACAACAGTCAGTTATATACCTCCTTATCATGGAGGCGTTCCTATGGGAGGAAATCCCGCCATGGCTATTGACAACAATGGTCTTATCACGGGCATCCCGGACAGGCCCGGGAAATTTGTTGTATCCGTATGCGTAACGGAATATGACCGGGTTACCAAACAATCGCTGGGCACACATCATAAGGACCTCCTGATCACGGTGTACAATTGTGTCACGCGGATCACTGCGTCCACTCCTTCCCTGCTCAATAACTGTAGTGATACCTTAGGATTTTCCGTGCCCATTACCAATAACAGCGTGGCAGGTTTTACCTCTACTTTCCTGTGGACGTTCAGTGATGGTACGGATACAGTCACTAATACCCGTGATGTATTCTTCCACCAATTCCCTGATACAGGAGTATATCGTGTTAAGCTGGTTGTGAATCCTGGGTTGCCCTGTACGGATAGTACCACCGGCAGGATCAACAATTATCCCGGACTGCGTGCAGGCTTTACCGTAGATGGTTTGTGCCGGGAGAACCCAGTGTACTTTAATGATACCTCTTCCTACCGGTACGGCCGTATTACCAGCCGGAAGTGGGATTTTGGGGTACCCAATACGAGACTGGATACTTCTCTTGCACAAAATCCGGTATATAAATTCCCTAAGGGAGAGGTGTATACGGTCAGGCTGATGCTGCAAACCAACCGGGGTTGTGAAGCAGAAGTAACAAGGAACCTCAGGCTTTACGAAGTGAATCCCTTTGCGGGGAACGATACCATCCTTGCCCGTGGGGAAACGTTGAAATTCCAGGCATCCGGAGGGGATACCTATGCCTGGTGGCCCCCCACAGGACTTAGTGATGCCAACATACGTGATCCGCTCTTACGCTGGAACAATGAGATAGATTTTGTGCTGCGGGTATCCACCCAGCAGGGATGTGTGGGTTATGATTCCATCAATGTTAAATATTACACCGGCCCAGAGTTCTATATCCCCAATGCTTTCACACCTAACGGGGATGGTACAAACGATTACTTCCGGTTCATTCCGGTGGGGATCAAAGAGTATCATTTCTTCCGCATCTTCAACCGCTGGGGGGAACTGATGCACAGCTCCCTGGACTTCCGCAGAGGATGGGACGGTTATTTCAAAGGCCGTCCGGCTGCCATAGACACCTATCTCTGGATACTGGAAGGGGTAGACATGAATGGCAGGAAACTTTTCAGAAAAGGAACGGTAACTTTGTTGCGCTAA